In Primulina huaijiensis isolate GDHJ02 chromosome 6, ASM1229523v2, whole genome shotgun sequence, a single window of DNA contains:
- the LOC140978783 gene encoding PLASMODESMATA CALLOSE-BINDING PROTEIN 2-like isoform X2, whose amino-acid sequence MAVFVVYLVILFAMAIHSDATYCVCNSGQSDSVLQKNIDYACGNGADCSAILQNGACFNPNTVKEHCNYAVNSYYQRKAQTSGSCVFEGTATVTANAPNAVSGCVYPSSSSSVGGTPTNSSGTNPGTFTGSTLPPGGSGFDSSARMTLLSQSTMVSMLLPFFFSTFFLYGLT is encoded by the exons ATGGCTGTTTTTGTAGTGTATTTAGTGATTCTGTTTGCCATGGCTATTCATTCAG ATGCAACTTATTGCGTTTGCAATAGTGGGCAGAGTGATTCAGTTCTCCAGAAAAACATAGATTATGCTTGTGGAAATGGAGCTGATTGTTCAGCAATACTTCAAAATGGGGCTTGTTTTAACCCAAACACTGTCAAGGAGCACTGTAATTATGCTGTTAACAGTTATTACCAGAGGAAGGCCCAAACTTCTGGGAGCTGTGTTTTTGAAGGCACGGCCACTGTTACTGCAAATGCCCCTA ATGCTGTTAGTGGATGCGTGTATCCATCTAGTTCAAG CAGCGTCGGAGGAACACCTACAAACAGCAGCGGCACCAACCCAGGTACGTTTACAGGATCAACATTGCCTCCAGGTGGATCCGGATTCGACAGCAGTGCTAGAATGACACTACTGTCTCAAAGCACAATGGTCTCTATGCTATTACCATTCTTCTTTTCAACCTTCTTCCTTTATGGCTTGACGTGA
- the LOC140978783 gene encoding PLASMODESMATA CALLOSE-BINDING PROTEIN 2-like isoform X1, with protein sequence MAVFVVYLVILFAMAIHSDATYCVCNSGQSDSVLQKNIDYACGNGADCSAILQNGACFNPNTVKEHCNYAVNSYYQRKAQTSGSCVFEGTATVTANAPNAVSGCVYPSSSSNGGSSVGGTPTNSSGTNPGTFTGSTLPPGGSGFDSSARMTLLSQSTMVSMLLPFFFSTFFLYGLT encoded by the exons ATGGCTGTTTTTGTAGTGTATTTAGTGATTCTGTTTGCCATGGCTATTCATTCAG ATGCAACTTATTGCGTTTGCAATAGTGGGCAGAGTGATTCAGTTCTCCAGAAAAACATAGATTATGCTTGTGGAAATGGAGCTGATTGTTCAGCAATACTTCAAAATGGGGCTTGTTTTAACCCAAACACTGTCAAGGAGCACTGTAATTATGCTGTTAACAGTTATTACCAGAGGAAGGCCCAAACTTCTGGGAGCTGTGTTTTTGAAGGCACGGCCACTGTTACTGCAAATGCCCCTA ATGCTGTTAGTGGATGCGTGTATCCATCTAGTTCAAG CAACGGTGGCAGCAGCGTCGGAGGAACACCTACAAACAGCAGCGGCACCAACCCAGGTACGTTTACAGGATCAACATTGCCTCCAGGTGGATCCGGATTCGACAGCAGTGCTAGAATGACACTACTGTCTCAAAGCACAATGGTCTCTATGCTATTACCATTCTTCTTTTCAACCTTCTTCCTTTATGGCTTGACGTGA